One part of the Acidobacteriota bacterium genome encodes these proteins:
- a CDS encoding nucleotidyl transferase AbiEii/AbiGii toxin family protein — translation MQKFPFATESDWFSGSTDIVTYKIEELLGTKLRVCISVAKERPLHDLYKAYQEQRPDFSQIIEVYRKYIAFSVDNPPTRKQFLRNLETKMQDNEFLGDTRALLRPTEQYDANEAFNFKG, via the coding sequence TTGCAGAAGTTTCCCTTTGCAACGGAATCTGACTGGTTTAGCGGAAGTACTGATATTGTCACGTACAAGATCGAAGAGCTTCTCGGAACGAAGCTTAGGGTCTGTATCAGCGTCGCAAAGGAGCGACCTCTCCACGATCTTTACAAGGCGTATCAAGAGCAACGGCCAGATTTCTCACAGATCATTGAAGTTTATCGAAAGTATATCGCTTTTTCCGTAGACAATCCGCCAACAAGAAAACAGTTTCTCAGGAACCTCGAAACCAAGATGCAGGACAACGAGTTCCTAGGCGACACACGGGCGTTGTTGAGACCAACGGAACAGTATGATGCTAATGAGGCATTTAATTTCAAAGGATGA